The sequence AGCCATTGGGATTCTCTTGAGAAGCAACACCTGTCTCAAAGATCTTAGATCCAAAAAAATCATTGTAATAACGATGGCCATCACTCGTCGAATAATTCAACTCCGGTATTCTTAGTTCTCCTGCTGAAATTTGTGCAGCCTTTGCGTCTGCCTCTTCTTGGGTTGCAAAGCGTCCTACGATCCAGCAATAAGGATTCTTTTTTTCAGTTCCTATGATCGCATAATCCAAACCCGCAAGATCATCCCATACCCTTCCTGCCTGGGCATTCGTCACTACCGTCTCTCCCATTTTAAAATTAGGAAGCTCAATGTCTTGCACCGGAAGTTCATCCGGGGAGGCATCTGCATCCTCTCCTCCCATCCTGAATTTACCTCCCTGGACTTCGATCAACTTGCCATAAATTATCTCAAGCTCGGCTCTTTGAATAGCAGCTATCCGTTCAACATCGGCCTCTTCAATTTCACGAGTCAGAACTCTTTGCTGCCCTACAATATCACTGACAGCAGCCAAATCACCTTCTTTCAAAGCCTTTAATCGAGCGTCACTCAATTCTGCGTGTCGAACTCTTAATGCAGCAATCCTCTCCTCTAGAGGGCCCAATCCCTCCCCAGCCGCTCCCATCGCCAGCATCA is a genomic window of Deltaproteobacteria bacterium containing:
- a CDS encoding SUMF1/EgtB/PvdO family nonheme iron enzyme; translated protein: MGAAGEGLGPLEERIAALRVRHAELSDARLKALKEGDLAAVSDIVGQQRVLTREIEEADVERIAAIQRAELEIIYGKLIEVQGGKFRMGGEDADASPDELPVQDIELPNFKMGETVVTNAQAGRVWDDLAGLDYAIIGTEKKNPYCWIVGRFATQEEADAKAAQISAGELRIPELNYSTSDGHRYYNDFFGSKIFETGVASQENPNGLQVVRVRPVHIVDSRVSKANRPATLRWAEGLSIVDFIGRKLTGRSGRLPSAAEEEFTRRGGIDPQTKQCRNFKYGTNDGTIPNGSNADFGRTYDFERIYSDDNGPKDVDAVPVNPLGVRIKGVLEWCNGWYGPLEGLSKTIAGSLNPDESDEEDASRERELRGVEWDTVSFKLARAAVRHSRDPGDYLSILGFRAVVVPQD